Proteins encoded in a region of the Magallana gigas chromosome 8, xbMagGiga1.1, whole genome shotgun sequence genome:
- the LOC105330756 gene encoding uncharacterized protein isoform X5, whose protein sequence is MAKRILKSFGPKITDFNLILVAVGPNILIGLEIAVETYFPLTFLTIEKFANETHSIIKIPNPEIDTQNKTIKVLNECCFCESIVSYQVTVENIFKKDLSEKIHIYLFQAPFTESFRTDRHKYLSSGAGENRQSDAKLNRNRSYQDKTSLKHIGTQTMFTSLKKYDDPAKLSGRYRRSKRGSEFTYVNLDPEQCMRCLNFGFAKCSLCSAPYCSPRCKSKDFREHRNQCPERRSEEKRRQEKDQEYEIRIKSLHEDIERLRDYGLCKICLEEEARVVFDPCGHLCCCGDCSKQLKACPMCRDDVQKSIKVFT, encoded by the exons GCCCGAAGATCACCGACTTCAATCTCATTCTTGTTGCCGTGGGACCAAACATCTTAATCGGATTAGAAATCGCTGTTGAAACCTACTTTCCACTGACATTTCTTACAATTGAAAAGTTTGCAAATGAAAcacattcaataataaaaattccgAACCCAGAAATCGACacgcaaaacaaaacaatcaaagtactgaatgAATGCTGCTTTTGTGAGAGCATTGTTTCTTATCAAGTAACCGtggaaaacatatttaaaaaggaCTTAAGTgagaaaatacatatatacctaTTTCAAG CCCCTTTCACGGAAAGTTTCAGAACAGATCGACATAAATATCTAAG CAGCGGAGCAGGAGAGAATCGGCAGAGTGACGCGAAATTGAACAGAAATAGGTCCTACCAG GATAAAACCAGTTTGAAGCACATAGGAACCCAAACTATGTTTACTTCCCTCAAGAAATACGACGACCCTGCAAAACTTTCAGGCCGTTACAGACGTAGCAAGAGAG GTAGCGAGTTTACCTACGTAAATCTAGACCCTGAGCAGTGCATGAGGTGTTTAAATTTCG GATTTGCAAAGTGCAGTTTATGTTCGGCACCCTACTGCAGCCCTCGGTGTAAAAGTAAAGACTTCAGGGAGCACAGAAACCAATGTCCGGAAAGGAG atCAGAGGAAAAACGACGACAAGAAAAAGACCAGGAATATG AGATCCGTATAAAATCCTTGCATGAGGACATAGAGCGACTTAGGGACTACGGCCTGTGCAAAATATGTCTAGAGGAAGAGGCACGTGTCGTTTTTGATCCATGTGGCCATCTTTGTTGTTGTGGTGATTGTTCAAAACAGCTTAAGGCGTGTCCAATGTGTAGAGACGATGTGCAAAAATCTATCAAAGTATTTACTTAG
- the LOC105322080 gene encoding uncharacterized protein has protein sequence MAILLTLLLVVATQGETNTGSCKEMLQGYLTGQLSSALGAYQVEALRREFKSFTDVIEKSMKKFKETVKSEVNAHTGNSSGVYTIWGKKMCPSTAELVYSGFTGGSHYTYKGAAVEPLCLPRDPEWGMHTDGYEGSKNYVFGAEYQTSSFTGNIQRLHDHDVPCAVCLVRQRSVVQMFPARKTCYIGWTLEYHGYLMAGYYDHAAGTTYTCIDSLPDTLHGGSNFKGGKLFYPVEAYCGSLKCPPYVAGRELVCAVCSKE, from the exons ATGGCAATCTTACTGACGTTATTGCTCGTTGTTGCTACTCAGGGTGAGACGAACACCGGAAGTTGTAAGGAAATGTTACAGGGTTACCTGACAGGACAACTGTCGTCTGCTCTAGGAGCGTACCAGGTAGAAGCTTTGAGGCGGgaattcaaaagttttactgATGTGATAGAAAAATCCATGAAGAAGTTTAAGGAAACAGTGAAATCCGAAGTAAATGCAC ACACCGGTAACAGTAGTGGAGTTTACACCATTTGGGGAAAGAAAATGTGTCCTTCTACTGCCGAATTGGTCTATTCTG ggTTTACTGGAGGTTCTCATTATACCTACAAAGGAGCAGCTGTAGAACCTCTTTGTTTACCTAGAGATCCAGAATGGGGGATGCACACTGATGGGTACGAAGGATCCAAAAATTACGTTTTTGGTGCAGAGTATCAAACAAGTTCTTTCACAGGCAACATCCAAAGACTTCACGATCACGATGTACCGTGTGCAGTTTGTCTGGTTCGCCAAAGGTCCGTTGTTCAAATGTTTCCAG CAAGAAAAACGTGTTACATAGGATGGACGTTGGAATACCATGGTTACCTTATGGCGGGTTATTATGATCATGCAGCTGGAACCACTTACACCTGCATTGACAGTCTTCCAGACACCTTACATGGTGGTTCTAACTTCAAGGGTGGTAAACTCTTCTATCCTGTAGAGGCTTATTGTGGATCCTTGAAATGTCCTCCTTATGTTGCAGGAAGAGAACTTGTGTGTGCTGTTTGTTCGAAAGAATAA